One bacterium DNA window includes the following coding sequences:
- a CDS encoding MFS transporter, whose translation MSSSTDDKTIRVYRNPNLRIIFAVTLMGVLGVASITPAFPRIIQDLGIEAGRIGLLIIVFTLPGIFLSPFLGILADRFGRKRILVPSLALFAVAGGSCGLVRDFNLLLVLRFFQGAGGSALASLSATVIGDLFEGRARAAAMGYNASVLAVGTAAYPAVGGMLALFGWHYPFLLPFLALPVAWLVFFRMDTPEPSRKQGLSEYLKGAGVILANRRVIGVFMVSVATFIILYGSLLTFFPLLASRRFGASTLAIGLIMSCMSITTGITSTQLGRLTRTFSEASLIKISFLFYGAALAIIPVAPSLEFYLVSSFIFGLGHGMNIPCIMSLMAGYAPMEHRGVLMSVNGTVLRLGQTLGPLVMGLAFTLWGITGPFFAGAVLAVLVFVVGFVFVR comes from the coding sequence ATGAGCAGTTCCACGGACGACAAGACGATCAGGGTTTACCGCAACCCCAATCTGCGGATCATCTTCGCCGTCACCCTCATGGGGGTTCTCGGGGTGGCCAGCATCACCCCCGCATTCCCCAGGATCATCCAGGACCTGGGGATCGAGGCCGGCCGGATCGGCCTTCTCATCATCGTCTTCACCCTTCCCGGCATCTTCCTGTCTCCCTTCCTGGGCATCCTGGCGGACCGTTTCGGAAGGAAGAGGATCCTCGTCCCTTCTCTGGCGCTTTTTGCCGTCGCAGGCGGCTCGTGCGGCCTGGTCCGGGACTTTAACCTTCTCCTCGTCCTGAGGTTCTTCCAGGGGGCAGGAGGATCGGCGCTGGCCTCCCTTTCCGCGACGGTGATCGGCGACCTGTTCGAGGGCAGGGCCCGCGCCGCGGCCATGGGCTACAACGCCAGCGTCCTTGCAGTGGGGACCGCCGCCTATCCTGCCGTCGGCGGCATGCTGGCCCTCTTCGGGTGGCATTACCCGTTTCTCCTGCCTTTCCTGGCCCTGCCGGTGGCCTGGCTGGTTTTCTTCCGTATGGACACGCCGGAACCTTCCCGGAAACAGGGGTTAAGTGAATACCTGAAGGGCGCCGGGGTGATCCTGGCTAACCGGCGGGTCATCGGTGTTTTCATGGTCAGCGTGGCCACCTTCATTATCCTCTACGGCTCCCTGCTGACCTTCTTTCCCCTCCTCGCGTCCCGGCGTTTCGGTGCGTCGACCCTGGCCATCGGGCTCATCATGTCGTGCATGTCCATAACCACGGGCATCACCTCCACCCAGCTGGGAAGGCTGACGAGAACGTTCTCCGAGGCGAGCCTGATAAAGATCTCCTTCCTCTTTTACGGCGCGGCCCTCGCCATCATCCCTGTCGCCCCCAGTCTCGAGTTCTACCTGGTCTCCTCTTTCATCTTCGGCCTCGGCCACGGCATGAATATCCCCTGCATCATGTCCCTCATGGCCGGGTACGCGCCCATGGAGCACAGGGGCGTCCTCATGTCGGTCAACGGAACCGTCCTGCGCCTGGGGCAGACCCTGGGACCACTGGTGATGGGGCTCGCGTTTACGCTGTGGGGGATCACCGGGCCGTTTTTTGCCGGCGCGGTCCTCGCCGTGCTCGTCTTTGTCGTGGGATTCGTTTTTGTCAGGTAG
- a CDS encoding LysE family transporter, with product MHRVVLDHTIMMPETISSGGPPGLLQFFLAAGVALAAAAPIGPISILTIQRAMSLGFWRAFGPTLGAVAGDGIFGVIAALGSGYLSAAVMGGRLWLRLIASVILIVMGLRLYTRYRMERTELKESFGPVQLGLLNFTLVLSNPLTLGFYLGAFAMLGLSSPRLFAWQSFVMVAGIVFGALVWFTLICAAAGKFRMKVGDGLLQRVRAGVGVLFVLLGLYTAVSVLLGR from the coding sequence ATGCACCGGGTTGTCCTTGACCACACCATCATGATGCCGGAAACGATATCTTCAGGAGGCCCGCCGGGCCTGTTGCAGTTCTTCCTCGCCGCGGGGGTGGCCCTTGCCGCCGCGGCCCCCATCGGTCCCATCAGCATCCTGACCATCCAGCGCGCCATGTCCCTGGGGTTTTGGCGGGCTTTCGGGCCCACCCTGGGAGCGGTGGCCGGCGACGGCATTTTCGGGGTCATCGCGGCACTGGGCTCCGGGTACCTTTCTGCGGCTGTCATGGGAGGCCGGCTCTGGCTCAGGCTCATCGCCAGCGTCATCCTCATCGTCATGGGCCTGAGGCTTTACACCCGTTACAGGATGGAAAGGACAGAGTTGAAGGAAAGTTTCGGGCCTGTCCAGCTGGGGCTGCTCAACTTCACCCTGGTTCTTTCCAACCCCCTTACCCTCGGTTTTTACCTTGGAGCCTTTGCCATGCTGGGGCTCAGTTCCCCGCGCCTTTTTGCCTGGCAGTCCTTCGTGATGGTCGCGGGGATCGTATTCGGGGCCCTGGTGTGGTTCACTCTCATCTGCGCCGCGGCTGGAAAGTTCCGCATGAAGGTGGGGGACGGGCTGCTCCAGAGGGTCCGGGCGGGAGTGGGCGTTCTCTTCGTGTTGCTTGGTCTTTACACGGCGGTTTCGGTTCTGCTGGGAAGATAG